One Arachis hypogaea cultivar Tifrunner chromosome 18, arahy.Tifrunner.gnm2.J5K5, whole genome shotgun sequence genomic window, TCTCAATATATTGAGTATCTTTGAAGGATCAACCAGaacataaaacaaaattttacTCTAAAATAACAGTTTTGTTAAAAATCGTGTCAATATACATCACTAAAGGAAGAGAAAATTCTTCAGAACAGTTTTGACGAGTTCTGCTTAAATCTTAAGAGTGCTTATTCCCAGCCAGTGGGGGCAACACCTCCGGGTGTAGGAACGGAAGCCTGTGGAGCTGGAACTGGCTCCCAATCACCTGCAGCTGCGGATACAAAAGAACTTGGGTCAAATATATTGCCATCACAGTTTCCGACAGAACTACGTTAAGGTGTACCGATTTTCTTGCATATTGACTATTGAGGGAGAACGATTCAACACAACAACAGCCCAGAATTATTTGACTAGAACATATTAGAAGCAAATACAACAATTATGTTGCATCAAATTTAACAGACTAATGGGAGAACAAATAGAAAGACTTGATAGATAGAAAATTTCAATAGATAAAATTGAACTTAAGTGTGTGACTAACAGATCCAGAGTGGAAACAATTATTCTTACCAGCGTCTGGGGCCCAGTTAGCAGGAGCAGCTGCAATGGGTTGTTGAGGAACTGGTTCAGTCCAGGATTGTTCAGCTGTAACAGCCCCCCATTCCCCATCAGCTGCAGGGAAGCCGGCAATGCCAGCAGCACCAAAATCTTGAATGGCATATTCTGGGGCAGCTGGTAattcctcttcctcttgttgCTTGGCCTCTTCAGGTTCTCTATAGAAGAATAAATCCACCTACACATGAAAAGTTGACATAATTTAGCTAAGGTTCAAAGGAAACAACATAATAAGACAACGATcttttgataaaatataaaattttttgggtAATTCAGATGAATAAAAAGTTTGGGGTTCAAAATTACGCAGATGTTCTAAACCAATTTTCGCTACACGTCTGTCCTAAACACCTTTATGTAAATCGAAATGTAATATGTAAATCGAATTAATCTGATTCGATTTACCACTATACAACATATACATAGTAGATCGAATAGTGGTAAGACAAATAAGATTAATTCGATTTACATATTACACGCTTCTCCAACAATAAATCGAATTAGATGAATTCGATTTAGCATGCTGAGTAGTAAATTACATAAAGGTGTTTAGGACAGGCGTGTAACAAAATTGGTTTAGGACATCTGCATAATTTTGAACCCCAAACTATTTTATCATGTGAATTACCCAAATTTTTTACACCTGTATGTACTGCAAGAAAGATTGTTCTAAATAAGTGCATACGAGATGAGACATTTGCAATGCAAACATTGTGAAACACAATAAATCTAAAAGAGCTACAAAATAACAATAGTTCAACCCGGTAAGAGCAAAAATTAGTTTACCATCACATCCCACTTAAGCCCTGGACGAATAGTACCCCTCATCTGCAGAACCATCCTTGCTAATAACCAAAACAGACAACCAATACTGTGCTTCCCCTTGTTATTGGCAGGAATGCCAACATCAACATAGCGCATCGGAGAATCAGTGTCGCAGAAGGCAATGGTTGGAATATTTCCAAGAGCACCTTCCTTAATGGGCtgcacatatttttaaaaaaaaatagaaaagcaaactCAAAATGAGATAAACTAATAACAGAATTTCAAACTCCCATAAAAACATATTGACAGTTAATTGTGAAACAACATACACCACTACACTCAACACAAGTGAATAAAATAAGTTTCAAACGTCTAAAAAAAGTGGCACCTGATGATCAGTCCTTGGATCAGTCAGAATGAGTAGGCGAGGCTCGTTATAGGATGTCTGCATCTGATTAGTGAATGTTCCAGGAGTGTGCCTTCCAGCAATTGCATTCGCACCCGTGTATTGGGCAAATTTCAAGACTGCCCTCTGACCATATGGCCTAGCAGACTGAACAATGATATCCTGCGGGTTCTCGATGGCAACAATAATCCTAGCAGCAAGTTGGAGCTTCTCCCATGTCTTGCCAAGGTTAATTATGTAAATACCTGGGGACAAGGAATACGAAAAATCAACCAAGCCATAAAAATATTTTCCTACTGCAAAGGGAAGCATCGGAAAGATTAAAGGCATGTATATGTTTCATAAATTTTGGGACAGAAGTTGCTTTTTCATCAGAAACTCATTGGTAAAATTATGATAATAAGCTGTTTTGGAAACAATGTGGTAATGCAAGTACACATATTCATGTCAAAAtccttattaataattaaattgacCCTTTCAATCAATAGCACAAACCAAATCGAGAACAATTGACAAACACTAGTCTATaacaaactaataaaaatgtctccCAAAAAAAGAACCCTACACACGAAAAGATAAATAGAAGAAACAATGCTAAACCCATTGAAGAGCAAGGAGTATCTAGACCCGAAAGAAACTACACAAATATGTGTTCTTCATTAGATTTCAAGAACTAAACTAGTCGTATAACCCCAAAGAAAATATCAAAAGAAGCGTGGGTTACCATCATTGCGGCGCTTGAAAACGTAGCGTTCCATCTGGAAGTCGCAGTTTTTGGTTCCGAGATGAACCTCGGCTGCGAGCATCATTTGGATGTCTTGCTCCTTCTGCGAGAGCTGGCGCGACACTGCGGCGGTTGTTGCGGCGGAAGTGGCCATTGTTGGGGAGGTGAGTTGGTCTCTTGAGAGAATCGTAGCAGTTGCAGTTATATAGGAAGAAGAAGGTTTCACGATTTAGGGTTTTAAAAGGGCTGTTTTTCTCATTAGGGTGTTTATGGCCGGCTGAAATCGGGCTTGCTTTGACTCACAAACCTGACCTTAAATATATACTAGTGTAAAATCCGGGCTACGCCCAGACCaaatattattctattataaaaatttattagtatttatttattgataataATAGTTGTtacttttaattcaaaaaaattttgatgtataaaaaattaaaaatttattgtataatatattaatatgtaAGATTATTGCATCTTCTATTTCTAGAAGCCAAAATAATTCTACTTAAATCAaagttattatatttttatatttaaataaatattgttaCACTCTGTTActgtgatataatttaaaaaaattaaaattttaataaaaatagtttatattgTAATCGTACAATATACGTATACCAACTAATATAAATAacgtttaattatattattagacCCTTTTAATGTATAGTTTGTATTACACACAAattttgtacttaatttactTTCCTATATTTATGTATAGTTTGTATATAAAAAcattaacatatatatttattgaaagaATAGTATACAAAAgcattttttctcaattttttttattatattgatgtttaatttgataaatattttttaacttacATCTTTTCTGCTCCTAATAACAAATAGACGTAAAAAAGTTAATgaacaaattatttataatttttatccaATAACAGAAAAATATAAATGAGAGAATTTACCGTCATTTATGATTAATGTTTCACAAACATAATCATGCATGATACCAACTTTAACCAATTTACACACACAAACTTTCAAAGGATATAATTTTTATGAGCTAACTATCTTAtagaatttaaattatattaaagtaTTATCAATGAATGTTTTTAGCATggctaaaaaataacttttttattgACAATAATATAAAagtgaacaaaaaaaaatatatactttgtTCAAATTTTTCACTTTTCgtattctttttagtttttttattttttatttctcttttatttttttctttatttgatgtGTCAATgttttttagttttctttctCCTTTATTTCTAGAAGCAAAAGATCATTTATGTTAAACTTTCACCTCTTCTTAAATTCTTAAGACATATAACTGAATGAACTTGTTTTATCTAAACTTACCAGTATACCATTGCAAAAAAAACTTATACATCTAAAATTCTATGCTTGAAAAATTGgtatagtaaaattttttaaaatcaactaTTGGCCAATTGTCCTTGCAATTAATATAgactataatataatataatttttttcataatcttTAACAAACGACTACCGAAATTCGTTAATTCATAttgttatttataaataaaagtaaGAAAGCATATATAAATCTTATAAAATTAACGAATTAGTTTTTTTACCATTTCAATATCTTAGAGacattcaataaatattatttttgttacctTCCATCCAAATATGAAAAATaggaatataaaaatatttaaaatgaaacTCAATAATTTAAGGACTTTTATCATGCATCTATCATAACAAAAGATATGTCCTTTTACAGATCAATAgaatgaaaaacttaaatccttcGCTTGCTATTTATATGTTCAATAGTTTTTTTAATAGATAATTATAATTTTGCTCCCAAAGAAGAATAGCGTCATGTTTGAAGCCTGGTTACccctaaaaaaaagtaaataaacaaaataaatcaaagacAAAATCCACTAATACAGAACTTAATAAATATCACATTtgtaagatataattaaatataccAAATTGGATCAACAATAAaaatgtcaaaaataaaaaaaaagtgaattatgatctTAGATACTAACTAAAGAATTATAGAAACTGATTTTGATATTACTTGctgcaaaatttttttgttgtaGACACTTTCAATCTGATGTGATATGGGAGTACTATAAAAAACATATCAAATGAACTGTTATGACCTCCTTCCCTTTACCCACACAATTTTTAAAGATTAatctttaattaaaaagattCTGGGAGCCAGCTTACAATGTACTCATGATAAAAGATTGATAACTTATCACTGATAAATATTTGGTTGATTACCTTGAAACTCTGTATTTGTGAAGTTCTGTTTGCTTTTTTTCACTTCATTGTTTGTCCAGAATATCAGCATCAATAATCTCGAATCTCAAATTTTTCAGAAGTTGAAGCATGGTATAATCCTTATAAGTCGTGAAACAGAAAGGAAAAGGAGATGATTATCCCTAAGATATAGATGGACacgaataaacaaaataaataacaaagTACGGGTACCACATATAAACACTCTCAACCCCTCCTCCAGTAGGTGGATATACTTCAGTTGACAGATCAAAAAGATAGAAGCAGCAGCTAAACCAATGCACTTATTCACCAAGATAttcaagaaatgaaaaaaaaaggatccaagtaGCTTTTACAGATATTTCAGAAAAAAAGGTTGAAAAAGATAGGcaactgacaaaccccaatttgaggatttatcttgtgatgatttcaggggttttatcaatgattccacacactttctatatgaaaatataagattttgcattcctttcctagtttcgcctcatgaatgaaaacatgcttatttcgcactaaaatggatacatttctaatcttctcttgatgccattcgatgccgtgacttgtgtgttaagtggtttcaggatatagagtaggaatggaccgaaagagagaaggaagacgggtacaaaggaaggaagcatgaggattaagctttggaaatctccgcatgggcgcgtgcgcgcaccttgcgcacccgcgcggatagggcaacgtggagccaaagccaagagccggcttgagaagcggctaagccaggatcttcatgggcgcgcacgcgtacatcacgcctccgcgcacattacaagacgtctcaacgacgcgtgcgcgccgatttgcgaatatgattttttaagaagtcacgtgacttaggcgtggaggcagttaaggatcccactcttggagaaacaccttggcgggaaaagcttaagaagaccaaaggaacaagggttgaggacacttagttagttcattttctagatctagatattttggagagagaggagagttagttacactttggggaaaagaagagggagattccaagcttcactagggttcatcctcatccaatttctgaattttcaatgactttttggtgagatccactacaattctcactccactttgttcatgtcatagattttcttctccaatttcaagtagtagatgcaattgatcaattctcatagatctagaattcaactttgtaattttggattcctttgagacttgttgttagatccttgtgttgcaatactttcaatttgactttccttctcattttactatgactttccttattgctcatcacatgtttgataaaatgacaacactagctatggagtagaattttcacacttggcatagggtttggtccttggaagaagttgaatagttgtatcaatagttgatttggaattagggattgctagttggcttggagtgcactaaagctagattcccataaggtgaagctaggacttgtgactcaagttgattgctttcatttgacctccctctatacctaggggataactaaatgaagcaaggcctaattgttgtcaacattgaatggactataaggatagaatttctaatgccaaccctaagccaagtcttttgataattgattgtttgtttctcattactttgctaaaaccttcaaagaattccaacaaggcttactaaatcaataagatgcacactttggcaattccaagagagaacgactcgggagactagtactctcgtatatagattgtagatttgtttgataaaggattttgcgtcggtttagactatactacgattgatcatttgataatttctataccggcataaattcatttgtcaaaatggcgccgttgccggggattttgcttagtgtgccatgttattgttttggattaagcgtgtatatatgtacatagttgcacttCATTGTGAACTACTCAATTGACTAACCCCTCATCGTTACAATGAATTCCatttccccttcattgcatgacgcgttcacaaccgaatccgagcttagccccttatgatccggaaatagaacgaactttgtttcatattagacaagctcggaggcggctaagatttggaaaaggggaagaggttttcaccacctcaaccaccttactagaagtgaacattgaaccgtcactcaaagaaggcattaatcatactcccatcaatctcactaacaattcttcttttgttttaggtactaataccatggacgctccaaggagagttaccatcaaggaagcgggtgcaccggattatgtccttcaaccccttcatgtaactcaccccaatttgaatgcgaactttgaattgaagaccgctttgatcaacctcctacccaagtttcatgggcttcccgcacaagaccctattcgacatctcaaggacttccatcgcatatgctcgactactagacgggaagggtccgatgaagttgctatatggttgtttgctttccctttctctcttgaagacaaggccaaagaatggttctacactctctctagtgaagttacctccgattgggacctacttagaagggggttcttggataaattcttgcccccggaaaagatggataggctaaggaaggaaatgtcttgtattgtgcaaggtgagacggaaccactctatgagtattgggaacggtttcgcaaacTATTAGATGCATGCCCCAATCACATGatcgacactcaagtattgcttggatacatatgtcaagggatgcgagagcaagatagaaccctcttggacacttctagcaatggttctttgtccaaatataaaaccgcggaggaggcatggcaacttattattgacttagccgaatccaatcaacatatgaggcgaagagtcaaccgtccaaggaccgtgaacgaggtatcaactagtagtgaagccactgctctaactcaatccttgaatgagatgacatccgttttgaggcaactccaattgaaccaacaacaaccacaacaacctcaatcatatcaacaacatcctccaccacctcaacaacacaaccaacaattggtccctcaaagagtgtgtggcatttgctcttgctactctcaccacacggatgagtgcccaagccttcaagaagataacactttggtggctacccataatttctatgaccgccctaatcaagggtactaccaaggaggtaatcctaaccaaggacacccttatcaaggaggaggctacaaccaaggaagtggacacaataatcaaaattggaaagacaatcatcaacaagggaatagggacaacaacaacaatggaggaggtcaaagatggaataacaactcgcaaaatttctcacaaaaccgaccatacaacttccaaaatcaaccatacaatcaacaaaacccacaaagaaactaccaaacatatcaaccaccacatcaaagaccaccacccaaccaatcacaaactcctcaactcacatatgcaaccaccccctccaaccaagacgaaacactccggaccattatccaaggccaaaaggaattacaaaacacacttgcttccggcctcacctctacactacaagctcttcttgcacgcatggacacaccatcgacccccactcctca contains:
- the LOC112771596 gene encoding small ribosomal subunit protein uS2-like is translated as MATSAATTAAVSRQLSQKEQDIQMMLAAEVHLGTKNCDFQMERYVFKRRNDGIYIINLGKTWEKLQLAARIIVAIENPQDIIVQSARPYGQRAVLKFAQYTGANAIAGRHTPGTFTNQMQTSYNEPRLLILTDPRTDHQPIKEGALGNIPTIAFCDTDSPMRYVDVGIPANNKGKHSIGCLFWLLARMVLQMRGTIRPGLKWDVMVDLFFYREPEEAKQQEEEELPAAPEYAIQDFGAAGIAGFPAADGEWGAVTAEQSWTEPVPQQPIAAAPANWAPDAAAGDWEPVPAPQASVPTPGGVAPTGWE